Within the Salvelinus namaycush isolate Seneca unplaced genomic scaffold, SaNama_1.0 Scaffold3600, whole genome shotgun sequence genome, the region cctctctctccctcaaaccatctccctctccctcctctcctctctccctcctctcctccccccctctctctctctctcctctcctccccccctctctctctcctctcctctcctctccctctccaggagGGATGGTATTAGCAGCAGATTATTCCCAGTTGGAGCTCAGAGTGTTGGCTCACCTCTCTAAGGACAGACGTCTGctacaggtcacacacacacacagacacacacacatatacacacacacacacgcagtcacacgcagacacacgcagtcacacgcagacacacgcagtcaCACGCAGTCACACGCAGTCACACGCAGTCACACGCAGtcacacgcagtcacacacacacacacacacacacacacacacacacacacacacacacacacacacacacacacacacacacacacccacccacacatagCTTGGTGACTCTACTTTCATCTGACCTTGTCTGAACGTGTGTCAGGTGTTGAATGGAGGAGCTGACGTGTTCCGCTGTATCGCTGCTGAGTGGAAGAACATTCAACTGGAGACTGTAGACGACACCCTGAGACAACAGGCGAAACAGGTACACACAGCAAACATTCAACTGGAGACTGTTGACGACACCCTGAGACAACAGGTACACACAGCAAACATTCACCTGGAGACTGTTGACGACACCCTGAGACAACAGGTTAAACAGGTACACACAGCAAACATTCAACTGGAGACTGTAGACGACACCCTGAGACAACAGGTTAAACAGGTACACACAGCAAACATTCACCTGGAGACTGTAGACGACACCCTGAGACAACAGGTTAAACAGGTACACACAGCAAACATTCACCTGGAGACTGTTGACGACACCCTGAGACAACAGGTTAAACAGGTACACACAGCAAACATTCAACTGGAGACTGTAGACGACACCCTGAGACAACAGGTTAAACAGGTACACACAGCAAACATTCACCTGGAGACTGTAGACGACACCCTGAGACAACAGGCGAAACAGGTACACACAGCAAACATTCAACTGGAGACTGTAGACGACACCCTGAGACAACAGGTTAAACAGGTACACACAGCAAACATTCACCTGGAGACTGTAGACGACACCCTGAGACAACAGGTTAAACAGGTACACACAGCAAACATTCAACTGGAGACTGTAGACGACACCCTGAGACAACAGGTTAAACAGGTACACACAGCAAACATTCACCTGGAGACTGTAGACGACACCCTGAGACAACAGGCGAAACAGGTACACACAGCAAACATTCAACTGGAGACTGTAGACGACACCCTGAGACAACAGGTTAAACAGGTACACACAGCAAACATTCAACTGGAGACGACACCCTGAGACAACAGGCTAAACAGGTACACACAGCAAACATTCACCTGGAGACTGTAGACGACACCCTGAGACAACAGGCACACACAGCAAACATTCAACTGGAGACTGTAGATGACACCCTGAGACAACAGGCTAAACAGGTACACACAGCAAACATTCAACTGGAGACTGTAGACGACACCCTGAGACAACAGGTACACACAGCAAACATTCACCTGGAGACTGTAGACGACACCCTGAGACAACAGGCTAAACAGGTACACACAGCAAACATTCACCTGGAGACTGTAGACGACACCCTGAGACAACAGGCTAAACAGGTACACACAGCAAACATTCACCTGGAGACTGTAGACGACACCCTGAGACAACAGGTTAAACAGGTACTCACAGCAAACATTCAACTGGAGACTGTAGACGACACCCTGAGACAACAGGCTAAACAGGTACACACAGCAAACATTCACCTGGAGACTGTAGACGACACCCTGAGACAACAGGTTAAACAGGTACACACAGCAAACATTCACCTGGAGACTGTAGACGACACCCTGAGACAACAGGCTAAACAGGTACACACAGCAAACATTCACCTGGAGACTGTAGACGACACCCTGAGACAACAGGCGAAACAGGTACACACAGCATATGTTGTACTATCATGGTGGGGACCTAAAATGGATTTCCATTCCAAATCCTATTTTCATTAAACCTAACCCCAAAGCAGCCATTGTGGGCTTctgggaaatgtccccacgagGGAGAATTGCTGCTCCCCACAAGGGTAGTAATACGCACTGCATTTGTTCCTACTTGATGTTTGTtcattatagtgtgtgtgtgtgtgtgtgtgtgtgtgtgtgtgtgtgtgtgtgtgtgtgtgtgtgtgtgtgtgtagatatgttatggtataATCTATGGGATGGGAGCCAAGTCTCTGGGAGAGCAGATGGGGATAGAGGAGGACGATGCAGGTGCTTATATCCAGAGCTTCAAGGACCGATACACAGGTACACTGATCTGGCTGGGTGACTACAGCAACAGCTACACACACTGATCTGGCTGGGTGACTACAGcaacaggtacacacactgaTCTGGCTGGGTGactacagcaacacacacactgatctgGCTGGGTGACTACAGcaacaggtacacacactgatctggctgggtgtgtgtgtgactacagCAACAGCTACACACACTgatctggctggctggctggctggctggctggctggctggctggctggctggctggctggctggctgggtgtgagtgagtgagtgactacAGCAACATAGATACTTCTATGTATATTAGCTTTTCTGCTTGATGAAAATGGagctgtgtgttttactgtgtgttttactgtgtgttttactgtgtgttttactgtgtgttttactgtgtgttttactgtgtgttttactgtgtgatttactgtgtgttttactgtgtgttttactgtgtgatttactgtgtgatttactgtgtgatttactgtgtgtgtgttttactgtgtgttttactgtgtgttttactgtgtgtgtgttttactgtgtgttttactgtgtgttttactgtgtgttttactgtgtgttttactgtgtgttttactgtgtgtgtgttttactgtgtgttttactgtgtgttttactgtgtgtgtgttttactgtgtgttttactgtgtgttttactgtgtgttttactgtgtgatttactgtgtgatttactgtgtgatttactgtgtgtgtgatttactgtgtgttttactgtgtgttttactgtgtgatttactgtgtgatttactgtgtgatttactgtgtgtgtgttttactgtgtgttttactgtgtgttttactgtgtgtgtgttttactgtgtgttttactgtgtgttttactgtgtgtgttttactgtgtgatttactgtgtgttttactgtgtgttttactgtgtgttttactgtgtgttttactgtgtgatttactgtgtgttttactgtgtgttttactgtgtgtgtgttttactgtgtgttttactgtgtgttttactgtgtgttttactgtgtgatttactgtgtgttttactgtgtgttttactgtgtgatttactgtgtgttttactgtgtgatttactgtgtgttttactgtgtgtgtgttttactgtgtgtgtgttttactgtgtgtgtgttttactgtgtgttttactgtgtgttttactgtgtgatttactgtgtgttttactgtgtgtgtgttttactgtgttttactgtgtgttttactgtgtgatttactgtgtgttttactgtgtgttttactgtgtgatttactgtgtgttttactgtgtgttttactgtgtgatttactgtgtgatttactgtgtgttttactgtgtgttttactgtgtgttttactgtgtgttactgtgtgttttactgtgtgttttactgtgtgtgtgatttactgtgtgatttactgtgtgatttactgtgtgttttactgtgttttactgtgtgatttactgtgtgatttactgtgtgttttactgtgtgtatgatttactgtgtgttttactgtgtgtgtgatttactgtgtgttttactgtgtgttttactgtgtgttttactgtgtgatttactgtgtgatttactgtgtgatttactgtgtgttttactgtgtgtatGATTTACTGTGTGATTTACTGTGTGAtttactgtgtgttttactgtgtgtatgatttactgtgtgttttactgtgtgtgtgatttactgtgtgttttactgtgtgatttactgtgtgttttactgtgtgttttactgtgtgttttactgtgtgttttactgtgtgatttactgtgtgttttactgtgtgatttactgtgtgttttactgtgtgttttactgtgtgatttactgtgtgatttactgtgtgatttactgtgtgatttactgtgtgttttactgtgtgatttactgtgtgttttactgtgtgttttactgtgtgttttactgtgtgttttactgtgtgttttactgtgtgatttactgtgtgatttactgtgtgatttactgtgtgttttactgtgtgttttactgtgtgttttactgtgtgattTACTGTGTGTATGATTTACTGTGTGTATGATTTACTGTGTGTATGAtttactgtgtgttttactgtgtgttttactgtgtgttttactgtgtgttttactgtgtgatttactgtgtgttttactgtgtgttttactgtgtgttttactgtgtgttttactgtgtgatttactgtgtgatttactgtgtgttttactgtgtgttttactgtgtgttttactgtgtgttttactgtgtgttttactgtgtgatttactgtgtgttttactgtgtgttttactgtgtgttttactgtgtgttttactgtgtgtctGTCCAGGTATCCATCGGTTCCTGAAGGAGACGGTACGTAGCTGTGTGGAGAAGGGTTTTGTCCAGACTCTACTGGGGAGGAGGAGATACCTACCGAACATCAACACCAGCGGTTACACCAGGAAACAGGTACGTAGCTGACATCACACACCAGGAAACAGGTAGCTGACATCACACACCAGGAAACAGGTACGTAGCTGACATCACACACCAGGAAACAGGTACGTAGCTGACATCACACACCAGGAAACAGGTACGTAGCTGACATCACACACCAGGAAACAGGTACGTAGCTGACATCACACACCAGGAAACAGGTAGCTGACATCACACACCAGGAAACAGGTACGTAGCTGACATCACACACCAGGAAACAGGTACGTAGCTGACATCACACACCAGGAAACAGGTACGTAGCTGACATCACACACCAGGAAACAGGTAGCTGACATCACACACCAGGAAACAGGTACGTAGCTGACATCACACACCAGGAAACAGGTAGCTAACATCACACACCAGGAAACAGGTACGTAGCTGACATCACACACCAGGAAACAGGTACGTAGCTGACATCACACACCAGGAAACAGGTAGCTGACATCACACACCAGGAAACAGGTACGTAGCTGACATCACACACCAGGAAACAGGTAGCTAACATCACACACCAGGAAACAGGTACGTAGCTGACATCACACACCAGGAAACAGGTAGCTAACATCACACACCAGGAAACAGGTACGTAGCTGACATCACACACCAGGAAACAGGTAGCTGACATCACACACCAGGAAACAGGTACGTAGCTGACATCACACACCAGGAAACAGGTACGTAGCTGACATCACACACCAGGAAACAGGTAGCTAACATCACACACACCAGGAAACAGGTAGCTGACATCACACACCAGGAAACAGGTACGTAGCTGACATCACACACCAGGAAACAGGTACGTAGCTGACATCACACACCAGGAAACAGGTAGCTGACATCACACACCAGGAAACAGGTACGTAGCTGACATCACACACCAGGAAACAGGTAGCTAACATCACACACCAGGAAACAGGTACGTAGCTGACATCACACACCAGGAAACAGGTAGCTAACATCACACACCAGGAAACAGGTACGTAGCTGACATCACACACCAGGAAACAGGTAGCTGACATCACACACCAGGAAACAGGTACGTAGCTGACATCACACACCAGGAAACAGGTACGTAGCTGACATCACACACCAGGAAACAGGTAGCTGACATCACACACCAGGAAACAGGTACGTAGCTGACATCACACACCAGGAAACAGGTACGTAGCTGACATCACACACCAGGAAACAGGTACGTAGCTGACATCACACACCAGGAAACAGGTAGCTGACATCACACACACCAGGAAACAGGTAGCTGACATCACACACCAGGAAACAGGTACGTAGCTGACATCACACACCAGGAAACAGGTACGTAGCTGACATCACACACCAGGAAACAGGTAGCTGACATCACACACACCAGGAAACAGGTAGCTAACATCACACACCAGGAAACGGGTAGCTAACATCACACACCAGGAAACAGGTAGCTAACATCACACACCAGGAAACAGGTAGCTAACATCACACACACCAGGAAACAGGTAGCTAACATCACACACACCAGGAAACAGGTAGCTAACATCACACACCAGGAAACAGGTAGCTAACATCACACACCAGGAAACAGGTAGCTAACATCACACACACCAGGAAACAGGTAGCTAACATCACACACACCAGGAAACAGGTAGCTGACATCACACACCAGGAAACAGGTAGCTAACATCACACACCAGGAAACAGGTAGCTAACATCACACACCAGGAAACAGGTAGCTAACATCACACACACCAGGAAACAGGTAGCTAACATCACACACACCAGGAAACAGGTAGCTAACATCACACACACCAGGAAACAGGTAGCTAACATCACACACCAGGAAACAGGTAGCTAACATCACACACCAGGAAACAGGTAGCTAACATCACACACCAGGAAACAGGTAGCTAACATCacaatcactgtgtgtgtgtctcttcacagtccccgctgttccataaggtgtatttttatctgttttttaaatctgattctcctgctgcatcagttacctgatgtggaatagagttccatgtagtcatggctctatgtagtactgtgttcctcccatagtctgttctggacttggggactgtgaagagacctctggtgacatgtcttgtggggtatgcatgcgTGTCCGAGCTGCTAATatttcaaacagacagctcggtacattcagctggttaacacctcttacaaaaacaagtagtgatgaagtcagtctgtcttccactttgagccaagGGAGATTGACATGaatattaatgttagctctcggtgagccagccgtgctgccctgttctcagacaattttcccaagtccctctttgtggcaccagaccacacgactgaacagtagtccaggtggcGACTAGagctgttgcggtgaccatattactGTCACACCGACGGAGTCATGAAgtccatgtgaccgtttagtcactgtaactaggcttctccaagctctgatgctgctgatggtcattagtagactaccaaacttgctaaatcaaaatgtattggtcacatacacacagttagcagatgttattgcgagtgtagcgaaatgtttgtgcttctagttccaacagtgcagtaatatctaacaagtaatctaacaattccacaacaactacctaatgcacacaaatctaagtaaagagatggaataagaatatgtacatagaaATATATGGATGGGCCGTGAGCGACCGGCATAGAagagatgcagtagatggtataaaatacagtatatacatctggCATGAGtagtgcaagatatgtaaacattatataaagtggcgttatttaaagtgactagtgacacCTTTATTAAattcatttattaaagtggccaatgattagagtctgtatgtaggcagcagcctctttatgttagtgatggctgtttaacagtctgatggccttgagatagaaactgtttttcagtctcggtccctgctttgatgcacctgtactgacctcgccttctggatgatagcggggtgaacaggcagtggctcgggtggttgttgtccttgatgatctttttggccttcctgtgacattgggtggtgtaggtgtcctggagggcaggtagtttgcccccggtaatgcgttgtgcagaccgcaccaccctctggagagccctgcggttgtaggcggtgcagttgccgtaccaggcggtgatacagcccgacaggatgctctcaattgtgcatctgtaaaggtttgtgagggttttaggtgacaagccaaatttctgttgccccttcttcaccacactgtggtgacgttgagtgagaggttgttttcctgaacaccacactccgagtgccctcacctcctccctataggctgtctcgtcgttgttcgtcattagtagcctactaaACTTGCTAACTACCCgatactcagcactctattgtccctttaatcactctgacatcaatgtaaATGAATTcgaaaaaatctaatcaaatagtggccggggacttttatgcagggaaacttaaaccCGTTTTATCTagtttctatcagcatgttaaatatgccctccatttggtaaatctaaccataattccatcctcctgattcctgcttacaagcaaaaattaaagcaggaagcaccagtgactcgatcaataaaaaagtcagtaaagaagtggtcagatgaagcagatgctaaactacatgactgttttgctagcacagtcTGAAATATGTTCAGGGATTTCTCCCACatcattgaggagtacaccacatcagtcactggcttcataaataagtgcatcgatgacttcgtccccacagtgactgtacgtacataccccaaccagaagccatggattacaggcaacatctgcactgagctaaaggctagagctgccgcgttcaaggagcgggactccaacccggaagcttataagaaatcccgctatgccctctgaagaaccatcaaacaggcaaagcgtcagtacaggactaagattgaatcgtactacaccggctctgacgctcgtcggatgtggcagggcttgcaaactattacagattacaaagggaagcacagccgcgatctgcccagtgacacaagcctaccagacgagctaaatttcTTCTAttcttgcttcgaggcaagtaacactgaaacatgcatgagagcatcagctgttccggacgactgtgtgatcacactctccgtagccgatgtgagtaagacctttaaacaggtgaacgatcacaaggccgcagggccagacggattaccaggacgtactccgagcatgcgctgaccaactggcaagtgaccAACTGGCAAGACCCACTGACATTTTCTACCatttaataccaacatgtttcaaacagaccaccatggtccctgtgcccaagaacactaaggtaacctgcctaaatgactactgacccgtagcactcacgtctgtagtcatgaagtgctttgaaaggctggtcatggctcacatcaacaccattatcccagaaaccctagacccactccaatttgcataccgccccaacagatccacagatgatggctactatattgtgacgACTTcatccgatggatctggatactgctttcaagctaatttctgcagcgttagtaaagatatgatcaatacatgttgatgatttcattcctgtgctgtttgtaactaccctggtaggttgactgatatcctgaaccaggttgcaggcactggttacagtttaaagttttttcctgagtgggcagcttgatgaaagccagtcaatatttaaatcacccagaaaatatacctctctgttgatatcacatacattatcaagcatttcacacatgttatccagatactgactgttatcacttggtggtctatagcagcttcccaccagaatgggctttaggtgaggcagataaACCTGTagtcatattacttcaacagtatttaacataaGTTGTGTGTGTTACTAAGTTTTGTgttactacagttgaagtcagaagtttacatacaccttagccaaatacatttaaactcagtttttcacaattcctgacttttaatcctcgtaaaaattccctgtcttaggtcagttaggatcaccactttattttaagaatgtgaaatgtcagaataatagtagagagaatgatttatttcagcttttatttctttcatcacattcccagtgggtcagaagtttacatacactcaattagtatttggtaggattgcctataaattgtttaacttgggtcaaacgtttcgggtagcgttccacaagcttcccacaataagttgggtgaattttggcccattcctcctgacagagctggtgtaactgagtcaagtttgtaggcctccttgctcgcacacgctttttcagttctgcccacaaattttctatgggattgaggtcagggctttgtgatggccactccaataccttgactttgttgtccttaagccattttaccacaactttggaagtatgcttggggccattgtccatttggaagacccatttgcaaccaagctttaacttcctgactgaagtcttgagatgttgcttcaatatatccacataattttcctttctcatgatgctatctattttgtgaagtgcaccagtccctcctgcagcaaagcaccctacaacatgatgctgccacccccgtgattcacggttgggatggtgttcttcggcttgcaagcatccccctttttcctccaaacataacgatggtcattatggccaaacagttctatttttgtttcatcagaccagaggacaaaaaaaagtacgatctttgttcccatgtgcagttgcaaaccgtagtctggcttttttatggcggttttggagcagtggcttcttccttgctgagcggcctttcaggttatgtcgatataggactcgttttactgtggatatagatacttttgtacccgtttcctccaacatcttcacaaggtcctttcctgttgttctgggattgatttgcacttttcgcaccaaagtacgttaatctctaggagacggaacgtgtctccttcctgagcagtatgacggctgcgtggtcccatggtgtttatacttgcgtactattgtttgtacagatgaatgtggtaccttcaggcgtttggaaattgctcccaaggatgaaccagacttgtggaggtctacaatttcttttctgaggtcttgactgatttcttttgattttcccatgatgtcaagcaaagaggcactgagtttgaaggtaggccttaaaatacatccacaggtacacctccaattgactcaaatgatgtcaattagcctatcagaagcttctaaagccatgacataattttctggaattttccaagctgtttaaaggcacagttaactgagtgtatgtaaacttctgacccactggaattgtgatacagtgaattataagtgaaataatctgtctgtaaacaattgttggaaatattacttgtgtcatgcacaaagtagatgtcctaaccgacttgccagaactatagtttgttaacaagaaatttgtggagtggttaaaaaacgagttttaatgactccaacctaagtgtatgtacatttctgacttcaactataaGTTGTGTGTGTTAACCCTCTTCAGGCGGAGCGTCAGGCTGTTAACACGACAGTCCAGGGATCAGCCGCTGACATCGTTAAACTGGCTACAGTCAACATCCAGCAATGTCTTAGAGACACCTACCCTGCTGCCCCTCTCtcacaccagcacacacacacaggtaaaacacacacacacacactcctaccctgctgctcctctctcacaccaacacacacacacacacacactcctaccctgctgctcctctctcacaccaacacacacacacacacacactcctaccctgctgctcctctctcacaccaacacacacacacacacacactcctaccctgctgctcctctctcacaccaacacacacacacacacacactcctaccctgctgcccctctctcacaccaacacacacacacacacaggtaaaacacacacacacacacacacacactcctaccctgctgcccctctctcacaccaacacacacacaggtaaaacacacacacacacactcctaccctgctgcccctctctcacaccaacacacacacacacacacacacacacaggtaaaacacacacacacacactcctaccctgctgcccctctctcacaccaacacacacacaggtaacacacacacacaggtaacacacacacacacctaaactgCTGCCCCCCTGTACCACAGCCTCTGGGTGTCATAGTGAAGACACTGAGCCGTGGAAGGGCCATGTACGGTGCTATGaggcttgactttttccacattttgttacgttacagccttattctaaaattgattaaattgtcccccccTAATTAACCCCCCAattcatttacacacaataccccataatgacaaagcaaaaacaggtttttagaaatgtataaaaaatgttaaactgaaatactttatttacaagtattcagaccctttgagactcgaaattgacgTAATCAAATGTgtaaaaggggtctgaatactttctgaatgcacagtATTGTAAAGAGTCGTGGCAGTGAGGTACATATTGATGTATATATTATAGAGAGTCAGGGTCATGGCAGTGAGGTACATATTGATGTATATATTCTATATTATAGAGAGTCGGGGTCATGGCAGTGAGGTACATATTGATGTATATATTCTATATTATAGAGAGTCGGGGTCGTGGCAGTGAGGGGTACATATTGATGTATATATTCTATATTATAGAGAGTCGGGGTCATGGCAGTGAGGTACATATTGATGTATATATTCTATATTATAGAGAGTCGGGGTCATGGCAGTGAGGTACATATTGATGTATATATTCTATATTATAGAGAGTCGGGGTCATGGCAGTGAGGTACATATTGATGTATATATTCTATATTATAGAGAGTCGGGGTCATGGCAGTGAGGTACATATTGATGTATATATTCTATATTATAGAGAGTCGGGGTCATGGCAGTGAGGTACATATTGATGTATATATTCTATATTATAGAGAGTCGGGGTCATGGCAGTGAGGTACATATTGATGTATATATTCTATATTATAGAGAGTCGGGGTCATGGCAGGGAGGGGTACATATTGATGTATATATTCTATATTATAGAGAGTCGGGGTCATGGCAGTGAGGTACATATTGATGTATATATTCTATATTATAGAGAGTCGGGGTCGTGGCAGTGAGGTACATATTGATGTATATATTCTATATTATAGAGAGTCGGGGTCATGGCAGTGAGGTACATATTGATGTATATATTCTATATTATAGAGAGTCGGGGTCATGGCAGTGAGGTACATATTGATGTATATATTCTATATTATAGAGAGTCGGGGTCATGGCAGTGAGGTACATATTGATGTATATATTCTATATTATAGAGAGTCGGGGTCGTGGCAGTGAGGTACATATTGATGTATATATTCTATATTATAGAGAGTCGGGGTCATGGCAGTGAGGTACATATTGATGTATATATTCTATATTATAGAGAGTCGGGGTCATGGCAGTGAGGTACATATTGATGTATATATTCTATATTATAGAGAGTCGGGGTCGTGGCAGTGAGGTACATATTGATGTATATATTCT harbors:
- the LOC120040530 gene encoding DNA polymerase theta-like, producing RGRSRLTRPPPPEGGVAFSVSMRHAFVPFTGGMVLAADYSQLELRVLAHLSKDRRLLQVLNGGADVFRCIAAEWKNIQLETVDDTLRQQAKQICYGIIYGMGAKSLGEQMGIEEDDAGAYIQSFKDRYTGIHRFLKETVRSCVEKGFVQTLLGRRRYLPNINTSGYTRKQAERQAVNTTVQGSAADIVKLATVNIQQCLRDTYPAAPLSHQHTHTESRGRGRAVKRHRGAFFILQLHDELIYETAEEDLIQ